A single Leptospira kirschneri serovar Cynopteri str. 3522 CT DNA region contains:
- a CDS encoding ATP-binding cassette domain-containing protein, which translates to MNSTAIEISNLKVSTPGRHILKGIDFTLDIGDVHCILGESGSGKSTFASCLLGTIEKELFLRSDRFFLLGQDVRYFTEKEWQNVRGKKIALVPQNPIWGFHPYRKTGSQILEAFSLYNRELAYKKKILSLLESIFILEPEKVFDSLPSHLSGGERQRILILLAVYSGAEIVVADEPTAALDSISEAEVLKLLMKFRKEKKLSLIFITHEISIAKSLADTISILYQGDWAEILKRPIRGEWIVKSEYGKKLFES; encoded by the coding sequence GTGAATTCTACCGCTATAGAAATCTCGAATCTTAAAGTTTCTACACCCGGTCGTCACATTCTTAAAGGAATCGATTTTACACTCGATATAGGAGATGTACATTGTATCTTAGGAGAATCTGGAAGCGGTAAATCCACGTTTGCGTCTTGTCTTTTGGGAACGATTGAAAAAGAACTCTTTCTAAGATCCGATCGTTTTTTTCTGTTAGGTCAAGACGTTCGGTATTTTACCGAAAAAGAATGGCAGAATGTTCGCGGGAAAAAAATCGCCTTGGTTCCGCAAAATCCCATTTGGGGTTTTCATCCGTATCGAAAAACTGGATCTCAGATTTTAGAAGCGTTTTCACTTTACAACAGAGAACTCGCATACAAAAAGAAAATTCTATCTTTGTTGGAATCCATTTTTATTTTAGAACCCGAAAAAGTTTTCGATTCTCTTCCGAGTCATCTTTCCGGAGGGGAAAGGCAGAGGATTTTGATTCTTTTAGCGGTTTATTCTGGGGCGGAGATTGTGGTTGCGGACGAACCAACTGCAGCCTTGGATTCGATCAGTGAAGCAGAAGTTCTCAAACTTTTGATGAAATTCAGAAAAGAAAAAAAACTTTCTCTCATTTTTATTACTCATGAAATCTCTATCGCCAAATCTTTGGCCGATACTATAAGTATCCTTTATCAGGGAGATTGGGCTGAAATTCTCAAAAGACCAATTCGGGGAGAATGGATTGTTAAATCTGAGTATGGAAAAAAACTTTTTGAAAGTTGA
- the gmhA gene encoding D-sedoheptulose 7-phosphate isomerase, whose protein sequence is MDIKEIALGQIRDSIATKQKCIDSILEDIIKAGEIVSKILQAGNTVFLCGNGGSSCDASHIAAELVVRYKSGNERKALPALSLSADSAVLTACSNDYGYEEIFSRQIEAFGRKGDLLIGLSTSGNSKNVLLALEKAKTRGVKTISLLGGDGGKMKNLSDLDVIVPSNVTARIQESHILIGHIICSIVEYNLFKME, encoded by the coding sequence ATGGATATTAAAGAAATCGCTCTCGGTCAGATTCGGGATTCCATTGCCACCAAACAAAAATGTATTGATTCAATTTTAGAAGACATTATAAAAGCTGGTGAAATCGTTTCCAAGATTCTACAAGCCGGAAACACGGTTTTTCTCTGTGGAAACGGAGGGTCTTCTTGTGACGCTTCTCATATCGCTGCGGAATTGGTCGTTCGATATAAGTCCGGAAACGAAAGAAAGGCGCTACCCGCACTTTCTCTTTCTGCTGATTCCGCCGTTTTGACTGCTTGTTCTAACGACTACGGCTACGAAGAAATTTTTTCAAGACAGATAGAAGCTTTTGGTAGAAAGGGAGATTTATTGATTGGGCTTTCTACAAGTGGAAATTCTAAAAATGTTTTGCTAGCGCTGGAAAAAGCAAAAACGAGAGGTGTAAAAACCATATCGTTGTTAGGTGGTGACGGCGGAAAAATGAAGAATCTTTCTGACTTGGACGTTATCGTTCCGAGTAACGTGACCGCCAGAATTCAGGAATCTCATATTTTAATCGGGCATATCATTTGTAGTATCGTGGAATATAACCTTTTCAAAATGGAATGA